TCGAGGTAGTAGCCGATTTCGCTAAATACAATCAGGTCGAATTTTTCCTCCGGCCAGTCACCGGGCAAGCGACTTTGGCGCACCTCGGCATGGTCAAACAGGCTCAATCGGGTACGCGCCAGATTCACCGCGGCACTGGCGGTGTCGCAACACAGCAGGCGGTCGCAGCGCTCGGCGAGCTCGGCGCTGAGTTCGCCATTGGCGCAACCGGGTTCGAAGATCGCCCGATAATGCGCGCGAGGCAGGGCGGCGAGGGTGATAGCGCGTTTGCGCTGTTCGTACCAGCGCTCGCGGAAGGCCCAGGGATCATCGTTAGCGCTGAATAATCCGTCGAAGTAACGATCATCGACACTCATAGGAACACCACTTCAAACGGTTGCAGCAGACGATCCAGCACGTACGGCGCCAATACCGGTTGCAGCCCGGCTTGCGGGTCGCCTTCCAGCTGACTGGCAAAGGCATGCACCGCGTGGCGTTTGCGCGCCACTTGCTCAGGGGACAACAGAATCTTGCGCGCGCGCTGCCACGGCACCGAAGCGTCTTCGGGGGAGGCCCAGTGCCAGGTCCAGACCGGCAATTCGTGGCAGGTTGCGCCGACCCGCCGCGCAGCTTCGATACTGGCGCGGCCGGCAGCTTCGTGATCGCAGTGGCCGTCCTCGCACCAAGTGCTGAACACCACGTCGCCGGGGCGCAGGTGGCGTTCGATGAACGCGACCAGAGACGGCTCATCTGCTGCGACCTGGCTATCGCTGAAACCGCCGCGCAGCCATTTCATCCGGTGCAACGGCACGCCGAGGCGGCGCAGGGCTTCGGCCGATTCCTGCGGCCGCACCACGCTAAGGCGTTCTACCGGCCAGCGCTCGGAGCCGGGATGACTGGCGCTGCCATCGGTGACCGAGATCAGTTGCAACTGACGCCCGGCGGCGGCCAGCAACTGCAACATCCCGCCGCAACCGAGCACTTCGTCGTCCGGGTGCGGGGCGACAATCACCGCCCGCGCGCCCGGTGGCACCAGGCTGAGGACATCGACGCTGTCCAGCGCCGCCAGGTGCCGGGAATGTTGCCATTGCAGCAGCGAAGTGCCTTGGTGGCCGATGATCGGATCGGGTTTGTGCACGGCATTCATAGCGTCCAGGCCTCCTCGGGGTGTTCAGCCAGCGTTTGGCCAAGGGCCGCCAGATCACGCTCGGCATGGCTCTGGCGCAGGAACACCGGCAGATCGGCGCTCAACCGGGCGAAGTGCCGATCCTTGCAGAACGGAGCGGCACCCAGTGCCCGACCGGTCTCGCGCATCACTTGTTCAGCCGATTGCTCGACCACGGCGCGGGCACGCCGGGCCAACAGTTCGGCATCGGCTTCGGGATGCGCATCAATGTGCAACGCACTGAAACGCAGCACATTGGCCGCTGCGTACAGCGCCGCATCGACCGCACCGAGGTGGGCGAGGGCATGCGGCTCCTGACGTTGCGCGCAGTGTTGACGTAGCGCCTCGGAGATCTGCCGCGCCGCGCCGTACCAGCACGCGGCAATGCCGATCCCGCCTTGCCAGAAACCCGGACGATTCAGGTAGTCGCCGGGTTCGCCGATGGCCTGGGCCTCGGCGCCGTCGAACAGCACTTCGACGCTGCCGGTGGCGCCCATGCCGACCGCTTGCCAGCCCTGATCGGTAATGTTCACTCCCGGTTGATCCAGCGCTACTGCCACCAGTTGCTGACGGTCTTCGGCGTCCCACGCGGTGAGCAGCGCATGGCTGAGCACCGCCGCCCCGGAGCACCAGGCCTTGCGCCCGTCGAGGCGCACCATGTGCCCGGCCGGGCGCACCTGCACCCGCGCCTGCGGTGGTTCAGCCGCCCACATGCCCCAGGTGCTGCCCGGCGTGGGCGAACCACCGAGTTGTTCGATGATCGCCAATGCGTCGGTGTGGCCTTCGTAGAGTTTGCACAAGCCCAGATCATGTCCGCCGACTTCAGCCAGACGCTGAAAACGCTCCAGCGTGCGGCCGCTGCCCGGTAACGGCAACTGATCCAGACCGGCCTCGACCAGCGCCCGCAGGCAATGGCCGAGTGCGGCGGTGTCGTGATAGTCCGGCGGGCGGCGCGCCAGATAACTGTGCAGGTCCATATCAGTCTTCTTCTTCGCGTTGCAGTTCGAACAGCAGCAACGAACGCCCGGTGACCGAATACTCATGGCCGAACTCGAAGCGTTCCTGACCGCGAATCGATGGCTGATTGGTGTCGATCATGCAGGTCCAGAAACTGCCTTCCGGCACTTCCGGCAGGCTGAAGTTGACGATGTCGTGATGGGCGTTGACCACCAGCAGCAGCGTCGCATCGGCACCTTTGCGGCGGATCCCGGTTTCCTGCGCGCGACCGTCGAGCAGCATGCCCAGGCAACGGTTGTGCGCGTCATGCCAGTGTTCGGTGGTCATCTCGGTGCCGTCCGGCGCCAGCCAGGTGACGTCCTTGACGCCGATGTCCTCGTTGTACTCGCCGACCAGGAAACGGCCCCGGCGCAGGATCGGATAAGCCATACGCAACTTGATCAGGCGTTTGACGAATTTGAGCAGCGCCTTGCCGTCCTCGCTCAGGTCCCAGTTGACCCAGCCGATCTCGCTGTCCTGGCAATAGGCGTTGTTGTTGCCGTCCTGGGTGCGGGCGAATTCGTCGCCGGCGACGATCATCGGTGTGCCTTGCGATAGCAGCAGCGTGGCGAAGAAGTTGCGCATCTGCCGATGGCGCAGCGCATTGATCTCCGGGTCGTCGGTCGGGCCTTCGACGCCGTGGTTCCATGACAGGTTGTTGTTGCTGCCATCCTGGTTGTTCTCGTCGTTGGCTTCGTTGTGCTTGTCGTTGTACGACACCAGATCGTTGAGGGTGAAACCGTCATGCGCGGTGATGAAGTTCACCGACGAGTACGGCCGCCGCCCGCGCTGGTTGAACATCTCGCCGGACGCGGTCATGCGGCTGGCGAAGTCGGCAACCTGGCCGTCGTCGCCTTTCCAGAACGCGCGCACGGTGTCGCGGAATTTGTCGTTCCACTCGACCCAGCCCGGCGGGAAGTTGCCGACCTGATAGCCACCGGGACCGCAATCCCACGGCTCGGCGATCATTTTCACCTGACGCAGCACCGGGTCCTGACGGCAGGCGACGAGGAAGCTGTGGCGCTCGTCGAAACCGTCGTGATAGCGCCCGAGAATGGTTGCCAGATCGAAGCGGAAACCGTCGACGTGCATCTCGCTGGCCCAATAACGCAGCGAGTCGGTGACCATCTGCAGCACGCACGGGTGACTGAGGTCGAGGGTGTTGCCGGTGCCGGAATCGTTGATGTAGTAGCGCTTGTCGTCCGGCATCAGGCGATAGTAGGAGGCGTTGTCGATGCCGCGCATCGACAGGGTCGGGCCTTGTTCGTTGCCCTCGGCGGTGTGGTTGTAGACCACGTCGAGGATCACTTCCAGATTGGCCTCGTGCAGGTGCGCGACCATCTCCTTGAACTCGGCGATCTTGCCGCTGGCCAGGTAACGCGGATCCGGGGCGAAGAAGGCGATGCTGTTGTAGCCCCAGTAGTTGGTCATGCCCTTGTGCAGCAAATGCTGGTCGTTGACGAAGGCATGGATCGGGAGCAATTCCACACTCGACACGCCGAGTTTGCGGATGTGCTCGAGCACGTCGTCGACCATCAACCCGGCAAAGGTACCGCGCACGTTCTCCGGCACCGATGGGTGACGCATGCTGATGCCGCGTACGTGGGTTTCATAGATGATGGTTTTGTCCCACGGCACGCTGACGCGGTGGTCGTTGCCCCAGGTGTGCGCCGGGTCGATGACCTTGCACTTGGGCACGAACGGCGCGCTGTCGCGCTCATCGAAACTGAGGTCGGCGTCGGGGTGGCCGATGGTGTAGCCGAACAGCGCCTCCGACCATTTCAACTCGCCGACCAGTTGTTTGGCGTACGGATCGATCAGCAGTTTGTTGTGGTTGAAGCGATGGCCGTTCGCCGGGTCATACGGGCCATACACGCGGTAGCCGTAGATCAGCCCCGGATGGGCATCGGGCAGATAGCCGTGGTAGATCTCGTCGGTGTATTCCGGCAGTTCGATGCGCTCGAGTTCGACTTCGCCGGCATCGTCGAAGATGCACAGCTCGACCTTGGTGGCGTTGGCGGAAAACAGCGCAAAGTTCACCCCCAGACCATCCCAGGTGGCGCCGAGCGGGAAGGGCAGACCTTCACGGATTCTGGACGGCTCAGCGTGCGCTGCGGGCTCGGCTTTTTTTGGACTGGACATGATTGCTCCTGCAAAACGGGTTGGTTCGAATAACGGATCAACTGTGGGAACAGAATCTGTGGTGAGGGGATTTATCCCCGATGGGTCGCGCAGCGGCCCTGCGACTGCTTCGCAGCCGATCGGGGATAAATCCTCTCACCACAGACATCTGTCCCTGACAGGGGGTGTTTGAGGTTTCCTGAGGACGAGTTGTCCCTGTGTGGCGAGCGAACCCGCCACACGGTCATTCAGTTCAATAATCCGGGTGTGTCAGTTGGCCGGGGGCTTGCGTGGGGCGCGCGGCTTTTTCTCGGCGGCTTTTTCGCCCGGTGGAATCACTTTGGCGGCGCTGGAAGGCTTGGCTTTGGCGTCGGCAGGCGCCTTAGGCTTGGCCGCCGGGGTCTTGCTTTCGCTGGCTTTGCCGGTCGCAGTCTTGCCGGCGGTTTTACTGCCCGCAGCCTTTGGCGACTTCTTCGGCGCGAGGGCCTCGGCTTCGGCCAGTTTGCGCGCCATTTCCCAATGACGCGCTTCATGACCTTCAGGTTTGCCCTCCGATTCCCAGATCTGATAGGCGAACTCGCGGATGCGTTTATCGTCGGTACTCATCGCAATGCTCCTGAACTGAACTCGTCGTTACGTAAAGAGTTGGGTAAACAGATTGACCGGGAAATCCCCCAGCGCGGCGCTGACGTTCAGCTCCCTGTTTTTTGTGACTGCGCTGCTGTGAAAAAGTCCCTTCAGGTTTGTGTCAGAGGCGGCGAACGGTAAAACCACCCGTGTATCGCCCCAGCGCAGCGCATCCACCTGTGGCTCGGCACTGTTTTCCAGCAACGTCGCGCAGCGGATCGGCACGATCACGATGGCGTAGCGGCCCTCGTGCTCACGCGCGAATGCGAGCACGTTGTGCGCCTGCTCGCCCAGCACCTCCAGGGCCTGATACGTGCCCCGGCGAAACAGCTCGGCGTGTTCGGCGCGCAGGTTCAACACCTGGGCGATCAACGCTTGCTTGATGCGCCCGTCACGCCAGTTCGCCAGCAGCTCCGGGAGCGGCGCGCGTCCGTCCAGAGCTTGCGCGCGCGCGGCGTAATCCACCGGCCGGCGGTTGTCCGGATCGACCAGGCTGAAGTCCCAGAACTCGTTGCCTTGATACAGATCCGGTACCCCCGGCACGGTCATGCGCAGCAAGGTTTGCGCCAGACTGTTAAGGGCGCCGGCTGCCGCGATGCTGTTGACGGTCTTGCTCAGCGCGGCGCGCAGCAGCTCGCCTTCTGCACCGGTGAGCAGGCGTTGGGTGAACGTCTGCGCAGCGTTTTCGTAGGCCTCGTTCGGCGCGCTCCAGCTGCTTTGCAACTTGGCTTCGCGCAGGGCTTTCTGTTGCCACTGCCAGATGCGCTCGGCGTAGTCTTTGAAACCCGCCTGATCGTCATCGCTCAGTTGCAGCGGCCAACTGCCGAGCAACGCCTGATACAGGATCAGTTCATCACCGGACGACGGCACTTGATCATCGTCGCGCAACGGCCGGGCGAGGGCGCGCCACAACTCCACCTGCTCGGCATACCAGTGGCTGCGTTCGCTGAGCACTGCCAGTCGTGCACGGGTGTCTTCGCCACGTTTGTGGTCGTGGGTGGCAGTGGCCAGCAAGTTGTCGGGGAACGCGTCCAGGCGTTGCTGATTGACCGCATGGAAGTCGCTGACCGGTGCGCTGAACTGCTCGGTGTTGTAGCCGACGTCATTGCGCGACAGCAGCACCGCCGAGCGATACAGCGCGGTGTCTTCCACGGCTTTGGCCGCTGCCGGCGACGTCAGTTGCTGGAAACGCACGCAGGCGTGCTTGAGGATCTTGCGCGAGCGCCCGCGCGGCTTGTGCCGCCATGGAGTGCCACCGAGCCAGGCCGCCACACAATCGAGCACCGGCCAGTCGCCTTCGCCCAAGGTCTGGCGGGCACCGTCCATGGCCTGCTGGAAAAACTGTTCATCCTGCGCCGCGCGCCCCAGCGCATTGATGTAAGTGCGATACACCGGGAAATGCACGATCAGCGCCTGCAACACCCGGCGGATCGCGCCGAGGGTCAGGTCACGGGTCATCAGGTCATCGCGGGCCACTTGCAGCAGCGCCTGGGCGACGCTTTCAAAATCGCTGGCCAGCGAGCCGTTGAGGATCTGCTGGCGTGCCAGTTGCGCTTCTTCGATGAACGCCGCCGGACGCTCGGTGCGTCGCTGCCAGAGGTCGCCGAGTACATGTTCGCCATCGGGGTCGTGTTGCAGCAACGACAGCTGATTCATGAACTCGTAACCGGTGCTGCCATCCACCGCCCAATCGGTACGCAGGGTTTCGCCGGCACCGAGAATCTTCTCGACATAGATCGGCAAGTGCCGATCCGGCGCAAGCAAGTCGAGGCGCCGCCGCAGTTTGCGGCAATAGCCACGCGGGTCAGCGAGACCGTCGATGTGGTCGATGCGCAAGCCGTCGACCAGGCCTTCGGCGATCAACTGGAAAATCTTGCCGTGAGTCGCTTCGAATACCGCCGGGCGTTCGACACGCAGGCCACCGAGCTCGTTGATGTCGAAAAAGCGCCGCCAGTTGATGTCGTCTGCTGCGGTGCGCCAACTGGCGAGACGGTAGCTCTGGCGTTCGAGCAACTGATGCAGCTTGTCGAAGCCTTCTGCTGTCGTGGAGTCGTAATGCGCGAGACTTTCCTCGATCGCGGCGAGAATCTGCGGATCGCTTGCCAGCTCTTTCAGTTCAGCCTTGAGCGGCATCGCCAGCGCATGCGCGTCGGTCTGGTAGCTGAGGGTGCTGAAACGATCGGCCAGGGATTTCAGCGCTTCGAGCGGTTTGAGCAACTCGCCGTAGTCATTCGGGCAGATCGGGAAGTGGTGCTCGTAATGCTCGACGTGGAAGCGACCTTGCTGCGCATCGAAGCGCAGTTTCAGCGTGCCTTCCTGCAGCGCGACGCCGTAATCGCTGCCGAGAAACGGCAGCAACAATTGGCCTTCCATCAACGGGTCCGGCGAGTGCCACTGGATGTCGAAGAACTCGCCGTAAGGGCTCAGTCGGCCCCACTCCAGCAGATCGAGCCACCACGGGTTGTCACCGCCGCCGACGGCCATGTGGTTGGAGACGATGTCGAGGATCAAGCCCATGCCGTGTTCGCGCAGGGTGCTGACCAGACGCCGCAGCGCCGGTTCGCCGCCGAGTTCCGGATTGACTTGCGTCGGGTCGACCACGTCGTAGCCGTGCATCGAGCCGGCGCGGGCCGCGAGCAGCGGTGAGGCATAAATGTGGCTGATGCCGAGGCGGGCAAAGTACGGCACCAGCGGCACCGCCTGTTCCAAAGTGAAACCCTTGTGAAATTGCAGGCGCAGGGTGGCACGCAGGGGTTGGATAAGGGTCTGGTTCATTGGTCACGCTCGGCAGCTTGCAGGCGGGCGCAGGCCAGCAGTTCCAGGCGGCGCGCGGCATCGGCGCCATCAAGCAAGGCTTCGCTGTTGCCGGGCAGGCGTCGCGACCAGTTCGGGTGGCTGTCGATGGTGCCCGGCAGGTTGGCCTGCTCGTCGATGCCCAGCGCATCTTCCAGCGGCAGCAACACCAGCGGTGCACGGGTGTGGCCGAGGAAACGCACGCTGGCATCGACCACTTGATCGGCTTCGTGGGACTCTTCGCGAAAGTTTTGCGGGTCCTGACTCAAGGCCCCGCGCAGGCCTTCGCGCTCGCGCTGGCGATGGCGGCGCCATTCGATT
The Pseudomonas fluorescens genome window above contains:
- a CDS encoding SAM-dependent methyltransferase, producing the protein MSVDDRYFDGLFSANDDPWAFRERWYEQRKRAITLAALPRAHYRAIFEPGCANGELSAELAERCDRLLCCDTASAAVNLARTRLSLFDHAEVRQSRLPGDWPEEKFDLIVFSEIGYYLDAQDLTEVIRRISESLTADGQLLACHWRPPIDGCPLNARQVHDLIHEQLPLPRLALHQEADFILEVWSREPRSVAALEGLR
- a CDS encoding PIG-L deacetylase family protein; translated protein: MNAVHKPDPIIGHQGTSLLQWQHSRHLAALDSVDVLSLVPPGARAVIVAPHPDDEVLGCGGMLQLLAAAGRQLQLISVTDGSASHPGSERWPVERLSVVRPQESAEALRRLGVPLHRMKWLRGGFSDSQVAADEPSLVAFIERHLRPGDVVFSTWCEDGHCDHEAAGRASIEAARRVGATCHELPVWTWHWASPEDASVPWQRARKILLSPEQVARKRHAVHAFASQLEGDPQAGLQPVLAPYVLDRLLQPFEVVFL
- a CDS encoding acyl-CoA dehydrogenase family protein, producing MDLHSYLARRPPDYHDTAALGHCLRALVEAGLDQLPLPGSGRTLERFQRLAEVGGHDLGLCKLYEGHTDALAIIEQLGGSPTPGSTWGMWAAEPPQARVQVRPAGHMVRLDGRKAWCSGAAVLSHALLTAWDAEDRQQLVAVALDQPGVNITDQGWQAVGMGATGSVEVLFDGAEAQAIGEPGDYLNRPGFWQGGIGIAACWYGAARQISEALRQHCAQRQEPHALAHLGAVDAALYAAANVLRFSALHIDAHPEADAELLARRARAVVEQSAEQVMRETGRALGAAPFCKDRHFARLSADLPVFLRQSHAERDLAALGQTLAEHPEEAWTL
- the glgX gene encoding glycogen debranching protein GlgX; protein product: MSSPKKAEPAAHAEPSRIREGLPFPLGATWDGLGVNFALFSANATKVELCIFDDAGEVELERIELPEYTDEIYHGYLPDAHPGLIYGYRVYGPYDPANGHRFNHNKLLIDPYAKQLVGELKWSEALFGYTIGHPDADLSFDERDSAPFVPKCKVIDPAHTWGNDHRVSVPWDKTIIYETHVRGISMRHPSVPENVRGTFAGLMVDDVLEHIRKLGVSSVELLPIHAFVNDQHLLHKGMTNYWGYNSIAFFAPDPRYLASGKIAEFKEMVAHLHEANLEVILDVVYNHTAEGNEQGPTLSMRGIDNASYYRLMPDDKRYYINDSGTGNTLDLSHPCVLQMVTDSLRYWASEMHVDGFRFDLATILGRYHDGFDERHSFLVACRQDPVLRQVKMIAEPWDCGPGGYQVGNFPPGWVEWNDKFRDTVRAFWKGDDGQVADFASRMTASGEMFNQRGRRPYSSVNFITAHDGFTLNDLVSYNDKHNEANDENNQDGSNNNLSWNHGVEGPTDDPEINALRHRQMRNFFATLLLSQGTPMIVAGDEFARTQDGNNNAYCQDSEIGWVNWDLSEDGKALLKFVKRLIKLRMAYPILRRGRFLVGEYNEDIGVKDVTWLAPDGTEMTTEHWHDAHNRCLGMLLDGRAQETGIRRKGADATLLLVVNAHHDIVNFSLPEVPEGSFWTCMIDTNQPSIRGQERFEFGHEYSVTGRSLLLFELQREEED
- a CDS encoding DUF2934 domain-containing protein; the protein is MSTDDKRIREFAYQIWESEGKPEGHEARHWEMARKLAEAEALAPKKSPKAAGSKTAGKTATGKASESKTPAAKPKAPADAKAKPSSAAKVIPPGEKAAEKKPRAPRKPPAN
- a CDS encoding malto-oligosyltrehalose synthase; translated protein: MNQTLIQPLRATLRLQFHKGFTLEQAVPLVPYFARLGISHIYASPLLAARAGSMHGYDVVDPTQVNPELGGEPALRRLVSTLREHGMGLILDIVSNHMAVGGGDNPWWLDLLEWGRLSPYGEFFDIQWHSPDPLMEGQLLLPFLGSDYGVALQEGTLKLRFDAQQGRFHVEHYEHHFPICPNDYGELLKPLEALKSLADRFSTLSYQTDAHALAMPLKAELKELASDPQILAAIEESLAHYDSTTAEGFDKLHQLLERQSYRLASWRTAADDINWRRFFDINELGGLRVERPAVFEATHGKIFQLIAEGLVDGLRIDHIDGLADPRGYCRKLRRRLDLLAPDRHLPIYVEKILGAGETLRTDWAVDGSTGYEFMNQLSLLQHDPDGEHVLGDLWQRRTERPAAFIEEAQLARQQILNGSLASDFESVAQALLQVARDDLMTRDLTLGAIRRVLQALIVHFPVYRTYINALGRAAQDEQFFQQAMDGARQTLGEGDWPVLDCVAAWLGGTPWRHKPRGRSRKILKHACVRFQQLTSPAAAKAVEDTALYRSAVLLSRNDVGYNTEQFSAPVSDFHAVNQQRLDAFPDNLLATATHDHKRGEDTRARLAVLSERSHWYAEQVELWRALARPLRDDDQVPSSGDELILYQALLGSWPLQLSDDDQAGFKDYAERIWQWQQKALREAKLQSSWSAPNEAYENAAQTFTQRLLTGAEGELLRAALSKTVNSIAAAGALNSLAQTLLRMTVPGVPDLYQGNEFWDFSLVDPDNRRPVDYAARAQALDGRAPLPELLANWRDGRIKQALIAQVLNLRAEHAELFRRGTYQALEVLGEQAHNVLAFAREHEGRYAIVIVPIRCATLLENSAEPQVDALRWGDTRVVLPFAASDTNLKGLFHSSAVTKNRELNVSAALGDFPVNLFTQLFT